Proteins encoded by one window of Microaerobacter geothermalis:
- a CDS encoding RsmF rRNA methyltransferase first C-terminal domain-containing protein, producing the protein MENQYPVRFLNRMKNMLNSNEYVLFVKSLHQDSLKGLRVNTLKISSDDFLSFSPFTLSQVPWVENGFYYSKHERPGKHPYHEAGLYYIQEPSAMAVAPLLAPEPGEKVLDLAAAPGGKTGQLAEQMMGKGLLVANEIVPSRAKILAENVERLGIANALVTSESPQSLAKRLPQFFDRILLDAPCSGEGMFRKDEQARIEWSEENVWMCARRQAEILNCAAQMLRPGGTLIYSTCTFSSEENEQLIEEFLDQHPGFSLIPLPLKPGFSRGNPEWTHLKDEKIKGTVRVWPHIAQGEGHFMALLKKESFSSDEEEIQSCNGMKKKHRNAKSRDKSVKSALKKTINVFKEFCTAFDWNPSFDLSIERITLFGEQLYLLPEGSPDLEEMRVLRAGLHLGTLKKNRFEPSHALALSFPRWAQVPSVSYRADQKEIESYLKGETLPSPGDNGWVLIQVDGFPLGWGKRIDGIIKNHYPKGLRKNI; encoded by the coding sequence ATGGAAAATCAATACCCGGTAAGATTCTTGAACAGAATGAAAAATATGCTGAATTCTAATGAATATGTTTTATTTGTCAAGTCTCTTCATCAAGACAGCTTAAAGGGCCTTCGCGTCAATACATTAAAAATAAGCAGTGATGATTTTTTATCATTTTCACCCTTCACTCTTTCACAAGTTCCCTGGGTGGAAAATGGTTTTTATTATTCCAAGCATGAAAGACCAGGAAAACACCCCTACCATGAGGCTGGACTCTATTACATCCAGGAACCCAGCGCCATGGCCGTCGCCCCCCTTCTTGCCCCTGAACCAGGAGAAAAGGTATTGGATTTGGCTGCAGCACCGGGCGGAAAAACAGGACAACTGGCAGAACAAATGATGGGAAAGGGTTTGCTTGTTGCCAATGAAATTGTACCATCCCGCGCGAAAATTTTGGCTGAAAATGTAGAACGTCTGGGGATTGCCAATGCATTGGTGACAAGTGAATCTCCCCAAAGTCTGGCTAAACGGCTTCCCCAGTTTTTTGACCGGATTCTGTTGGATGCTCCCTGTTCCGGAGAAGGGATGTTCCGGAAGGATGAACAGGCAAGAATTGAGTGGAGTGAAGAAAATGTATGGATGTGCGCCCGTAGGCAGGCAGAGATTCTCAACTGCGCAGCACAAATGCTCCGCCCCGGAGGAACCCTCATCTACTCAACCTGTACCTTTTCTTCAGAAGAAAACGAGCAATTAATCGAAGAATTTCTGGATCAACATCCTGGCTTTTCACTCATTCCGCTTCCTTTAAAGCCGGGATTCTCCCGGGGAAACCCGGAATGGACCCATCTAAAAGACGAAAAAATAAAGGGTACCGTCAGAGTATGGCCTCATATTGCCCAAGGGGAGGGCCATTTTATGGCGTTGCTGAAAAAAGAGAGCTTCTCCTCTGATGAGGAGGAAATCCAGAGCTGTAATGGGATGAAGAAGAAACATCGAAATGCGAAATCCAGGGATAAATCCGTTAAATCTGCCCTTAAAAAAACGATAAACGTATTCAAGGAGTTTTGCACGGCTTTCGATTGGAATCCTTCCTTTGACTTATCCATAGAGAGGATAACCTTATTTGGGGAGCAGTTATATCTTCTTCCGGAGGGATCCCCTGATTTGGAGGAAATGAGGGTGTTAAGGGCTGGACTTCACTTGGGAACCCTTAAGAAAAACCGCTTTGAACCTTCCCATGCATTAGCCTTGTCCTTCCCGCGTTGGGCACAGGTACCATCGGTCTCTTACCGAGCGGATCAAAAGGAGATCGAGTCCTATTTAAAAGGAGAGACCCTTCCATCCCCTGGTGACAATGGATGGGTTCTGATTCAAGTTGACGGATTCCCCTTAGGGTGGGGCAAACGGATCGATGGCATTATTAAAAATCATTATCCCAAAGGGCTACGAAAAAACATTTGA